A section of the Solitalea canadensis DSM 3403 genome encodes:
- a CDS encoding ABC1 kinase family protein → MKEQSSIPVSKVERSVKFVTTGAKVGVNYIKHYSKKLVNPEHTRDELNENNAADIYNALSQLKGSALKIAQMLSMDKNILPKAYSDQFSQAQYSAPPLSGPLIIRTFTKFFGKTPDKIYDSFNLKSTHAASIGQVHKASLNGKKLAVKIQYPGVGDSISSDLKMVKPFAFRLLGMSEAELAVYMREVEEKLLEETDYELEVNRSQYFARECAHLDNIVFPTYYPQFSSKRIITMDWIEGLHLREYLNTNPSQAERNMIGQALWDFYNFQQHELRAVHADPHPGNFLITPEKKLGIIDFGCIKELPDNFYYPFFAFVANPFEDRELTIDYFKQLEMIFEDDTPEMVDFYYENYREMIGLFARPYVQKEFDFSKPGYFEELFILGERASKMPEFKQARGVKHFIYTNRTNFGLYNILHELGAKVKTDTYKPHVIKA, encoded by the coding sequence ATGAAAGAGCAAAGCAGTATCCCCGTGTCAAAAGTAGAACGATCTGTTAAGTTCGTTACTACAGGTGCTAAAGTGGGAGTCAATTATATAAAGCATTACTCAAAGAAATTAGTCAATCCTGAACATACAAGAGATGAGCTAAATGAGAACAATGCTGCTGATATCTATAATGCGTTGAGTCAGTTGAAAGGCAGTGCCTTAAAAATTGCACAGATGTTAAGCATGGATAAAAATATTTTACCCAAAGCCTATTCAGATCAGTTTTCACAAGCTCAATATAGCGCCCCACCTCTTTCCGGACCGCTGATTATTCGGACATTCACTAAATTCTTTGGAAAAACACCTGATAAGATTTATGACTCCTTTAATCTTAAATCAACACATGCTGCCTCCATCGGACAGGTGCATAAAGCAAGCTTAAACGGAAAGAAACTTGCAGTAAAGATTCAATATCCGGGAGTTGGCGACAGCATCAGTTCTGACCTTAAAATGGTAAAACCTTTTGCATTCAGGTTACTGGGAATGAGCGAAGCCGAATTAGCTGTTTACATGAGGGAGGTTGAGGAGAAGCTCTTAGAAGAAACCGATTACGAATTGGAGGTTAATCGTTCACAATATTTTGCACGTGAATGCGCGCACCTGGATAACATTGTATTTCCGACTTATTATCCACAGTTCTCGAGCAAACGCATAATTACTATGGATTGGATAGAGGGTCTTCATTTACGCGAATACCTTAATACTAACCCCTCTCAGGCAGAACGTAACATGATTGGACAAGCACTGTGGGATTTTTATAATTTCCAGCAACACGAGCTGAGAGCAGTCCACGCAGATCCACATCCCGGGAACTTTCTTATTACACCAGAGAAAAAACTTGGCATTATTGATTTTGGTTGCATCAAAGAGCTACCTGATAATTTTTATTATCCTTTTTTTGCTTTCGTTGCCAACCCGTTTGAAGATCGAGAGTTAACGATCGATTATTTTAAGCAGTTGGAAATGATTTTTGAAGATGACACCCCAGAAATGGTGGATTTTTATTATGAAAATTATCGGGAAATGATTGGCCTTTTTGCGAGACCTTACGTGCAAAAAGAGTTTGATTTTAGTAAACCGGGGTATTTTGAAGAGTTATTCATATTAGGTGAAAGAGCATCAAAAATGCCAGAATTTAAACAAGCTCGCGGAGTAAAGCATTTTATTTATACCAACCGTACCAACTTTGGCCTTTACAATATTTTGCATGAACTGGGTGCAAAAGTAAAAACGGATACCTATAAACCTCACGTGATAAAAGCTTAG
- a CDS encoding NAD(P)H-binding protein, producing the protein MKVLFSGVNGYIGTHLLPLLIEKGHEIFCFVRNKKRFHEKNKFSDQLHIIEGDLLKAGSLANLPTDIDAAYYLAHSTGAIHEDFHHMENLCAHNFISILKNTSCQQLIFLSSLVNSDTGPALNLENRLKSSSIPHTILRTGPIIGTESTSVEIIRTLAKKAPVIITPQWFNNNCQPIALQNVLQYLEGVLGNKKTFNQQFDIGGPDILSYKQILLTYLQLAKLHRPVICAPVSATQLSAYWLFGLTDISLSSAKKLISSMKNGLVCADNRIREIVKVPLLSYDEALKQAIN; encoded by the coding sequence ATGAAAGTACTTTTTTCAGGTGTTAACGGATATATAGGAACGCATTTATTGCCATTACTAATCGAAAAAGGACATGAAATATTCTGTTTCGTTCGGAACAAGAAACGTTTCCATGAAAAAAATAAGTTTAGCGATCAGCTACATATTATTGAAGGAGATCTTTTAAAAGCAGGTTCATTAGCAAATCTCCCGACCGATATTGACGCCGCTTATTACCTTGCCCATTCTACAGGTGCCATTCATGAAGATTTTCATCACATGGAAAATCTTTGTGCTCATAATTTTATTTCCATACTTAAAAATACGTCGTGTCAGCAACTGATATTTCTAAGTAGCCTTGTTAATAGTGATACCGGTCCAGCGTTAAATCTTGAGAACAGACTAAAATCCAGTTCAATTCCTCACACCATTTTAAGAACAGGTCCTATTATAGGCACGGAAAGTACTTCAGTTGAAATTATCAGAACCTTGGCAAAAAAAGCCCCTGTTATCATTACTCCTCAGTGGTTCAATAATAATTGTCAGCCGATAGCGCTTCAAAACGTACTCCAATACTTAGAGGGCGTTTTAGGCAACAAAAAAACATTCAATCAACAATTTGATATTGGCGGACCAGATATCCTTTCGTATAAGCAAATTCTGTTAACTTATCTTCAATTGGCCAAACTCCATCGTCCGGTTATATGTGCTCCTGTTTCTGCCACCCAATTATCTGCATATTGGTTATTTGGTTTAACCGACATTTCGCTTTCCTCTGCTAAAAAGTTAATCAGCAGTATGAAAAACGGACTTGTTTGTGCCGATAACAGGATACGTGAAATCGTAAAAGTACCCTTGCTTAGCTATGATGAAGCATTAAAACAAGCAATAAACTAA
- a CDS encoding CBS domain-containing protein — protein MLKVKDILAKKGNTVYTIDAEETVYDALEDLIEKNIGALVVTDHGRHIGIFTERDYARKVILKGRASKETRVREIMSDHLFTTTPNDEVEECMEVMTCNRLRHLPVEDNFELVGMISIGDVVKHLIEVHEMIIDDLGHQIRDCKTDF, from the coding sequence ATGCTTAAGGTAAAAGACATTTTAGCCAAAAAGGGCAATACGGTTTACACCATTGATGCAGAAGAAACCGTATACGATGCTTTAGAGGATCTAATAGAAAAGAACATTGGGGCATTAGTAGTAACAGATCATGGGCGTCATATTGGCATCTTCACCGAACGCGACTATGCGCGCAAAGTAATTTTGAAAGGACGAGCATCGAAAGAAACCCGTGTAAGAGAAATTATGAGCGACCACCTATTTACCACTACTCCAAATGATGAGGTGGAAGAATGCATGGAAGTTATGACCTGCAATCGGCTTAGGCATTTACCAGTAGAAGATAATTTTGAACTAGTTGGGATGATATCGATCGGAGATGTTGTTAAACACCTCATCGAAGTACATGAGATGATTATTGACGACTTAGGACATCAAATCAGGGATTGTAAAACTGATTTTTAG
- a CDS encoding IS256 family transposase, producing the protein METPEFDLEFIKKKALEQFRSGKSLYGKEGAFAPLLKHFLEAALQAELEGHLDEEERNSGNRKNGKGQKQLKTSDGTLTIETPRDRTGTFEPELIRKRETILAESLESKILGMYGLGMSFRDISKHIKDMYDTDISHATLSAITDKILPQIKEWQSRPLEELYTIVWLDAMHYKVKEDNRVVSRAVYNILGINRYGKKELLGMYVSQSEGANFWLGVLTDLKNRGVSDILIACIDNLKGFAEAINAVFTETEVQTCIVHQIRNSLKYVASKDQKEFMKDLKPVYQAVNKDLAELRLEELEEKWGRKYPVVLQSWRHNWEKLSTYFKYDVAIRRLIYTTNTIEGFHRQVRKVTKTKGAFTSDTALIKLIYLAHGNISQKWTMPLTNWAQTASHLAIWFDGRMKLDLN; encoded by the coding sequence ATGGAAACACCAGAATTTGATTTAGAGTTTATTAAGAAGAAAGCCTTGGAGCAGTTTCGCTCAGGTAAGTCTCTGTACGGCAAAGAAGGGGCATTCGCACCATTGCTGAAACATTTTTTAGAAGCCGCCTTGCAAGCAGAGTTAGAGGGCCATTTGGATGAGGAGGAACGCAACTCGGGCAATCGGAAGAATGGCAAAGGCCAAAAGCAACTCAAAACGTCCGATGGAACGCTGACCATCGAGACTCCCCGCGACCGAACCGGCACCTTTGAACCCGAACTGATCCGAAAACGGGAAACCATCCTGGCCGAAAGCCTAGAGTCCAAGATACTGGGGATGTACGGCCTGGGGATGAGCTTCCGGGACATCTCCAAACACATCAAGGATATGTATGACACGGACATCTCCCACGCCACCCTGAGCGCCATTACCGACAAGATCCTCCCGCAGATAAAAGAATGGCAAAGCCGTCCTTTGGAAGAACTGTACACTATCGTTTGGCTGGATGCCATGCATTATAAGGTGAAAGAAGATAACCGGGTGGTATCGCGGGCTGTTTACAACATTCTGGGCATCAATCGTTATGGTAAAAAAGAGCTATTGGGCATGTACGTCTCGCAAAGTGAAGGCGCCAATTTCTGGCTGGGCGTACTGACCGATTTAAAGAACCGTGGAGTCAGCGACATCCTGATCGCCTGCATTGATAACTTAAAAGGCTTTGCAGAAGCCATTAACGCTGTTTTTACCGAAACAGAAGTACAAACCTGCATCGTTCATCAAATCCGCAACAGTCTGAAATACGTGGCCTCTAAAGATCAAAAAGAGTTCATGAAAGACCTGAAGCCTGTTTACCAGGCTGTAAACAAAGATCTGGCCGAATTACGGCTGGAGGAACTGGAGGAGAAATGGGGCAGGAAGTATCCGGTGGTCTTGCAGTCCTGGCGCCATAACTGGGAAAAGCTTAGTACGTATTTCAAATACGATGTGGCTATCCGACGTTTGATCTATACGACCAATACCATTGAAGGCTTTCATCGGCAGGTACGCAAAGTGACCAAAACCAAAGGCGCCTTCACCTCGGACACGGCCCTGATCAAATTGATTTATCTGGCCCATGGCAACATCAGCCAGAAATGGACCATGCCGCTGACCAACTGGGCCCAAACCGCCTCTCACCTGGCCATTTGGTTTGATGGAAGAATGAAGTTAGATTTGAACTAA
- a CDS encoding (2Fe-2S) ferredoxin domain-containing protein produces MEHKLRYSKHIFVCTNERAPGTRVCCGEKNGLALVAAFKKVIKDKGLSTEVRAQKAGCLETCELGPSVVVYPEGIFYGKVQLEDVEEIVNEHILNNRVVERLVMDMELLDQLQAK; encoded by the coding sequence ATGGAGCATAAGTTAAGATACAGCAAACATATTTTTGTTTGCACCAATGAGCGCGCACCAGGTACACGGGTATGCTGTGGGGAGAAGAACGGTTTAGCACTGGTAGCCGCATTTAAAAAAGTAATTAAAGATAAAGGATTATCAACAGAAGTGAGGGCGCAGAAGGCCGGATGCTTAGAAACCTGTGAGCTTGGACCATCGGTAGTAGTATATCCCGAAGGTATCTTTTATGGTAAGGTACAATTAGAGGACGTGGAAGAAATCGTTAATGAGCATATCCTAAACAATAGAGTAGTAGAACGCTTGGTAATGGATATGGAACTGCTTGATCAGTTGCAGGCAAAGTAA
- a CDS encoding TIGR01777 family oxidoreductase, translating into MAKNILITGGSGLVGKRLTTILQEKGYNVGWLSRSDSAMEGNIKVFNWDIPKEIIDEAAIEFADVIISLAGAGIADKHWSDKRKEEIIHSRVDGINLLYSKVKNSAKKLDCFVSASAVGYYGDRDNELLNESAPPTNEFLSLCCQKWERAADKFNQLSIRTVKIRTGMVLDKNEGALPQITKPIKLGLGAALGTGKQWISWIHIDDLCRLYITAFENNTMIGVYNACSPLSVTNTEFTKTVAATLKKKLWLPNVPAFALKLVLGEMSKIVLDSTKCSANKTIQTGFKFEYGELSNALQAIYR; encoded by the coding sequence ATGGCAAAAAATATTCTCATAACCGGAGGTAGTGGTTTGGTTGGCAAACGTTTAACAACCATCTTGCAAGAGAAGGGCTATAACGTAGGCTGGCTTTCAAGATCCGACTCTGCTATGGAGGGAAACATAAAAGTTTTTAACTGGGATATCCCTAAAGAAATAATAGATGAAGCTGCCATTGAGTTTGCTGATGTTATAATCAGTTTAGCTGGTGCCGGAATTGCAGATAAACATTGGTCGGATAAACGAAAAGAAGAAATTATTCATAGCAGAGTTGATGGGATAAACCTGCTCTATTCTAAAGTAAAAAATTCAGCTAAAAAATTGGATTGCTTTGTCTCCGCTTCAGCAGTTGGATATTATGGAGATCGAGACAACGAACTTCTAAACGAAAGTGCTCCCCCAACGAATGAATTCCTAAGTCTTTGTTGTCAGAAATGGGAACGTGCAGCAGATAAATTTAACCAATTAAGCATTCGAACTGTAAAAATAAGAACAGGAATGGTGCTTGATAAAAATGAAGGCGCTCTACCTCAGATTACTAAACCCATAAAATTAGGTTTAGGAGCAGCATTGGGAACAGGAAAACAATGGATCAGCTGGATTCATATCGATGACCTTTGTCGCTTATACATTACAGCATTTGAGAACAATACAATGATTGGCGTCTATAATGCCTGTTCTCCTTTGTCTGTAACCAATACTGAATTTACTAAAACAGTTGCTGCAACACTGAAAAAAAAGTTATGGTTGCCAAATGTTCCTGCATTTGCCTTAAAGCTTGTATTGGGAGAAATGAGTAAAATAGTGCTGGACAGCACTAAATGTTCTGCCAACAAAACAATTCAAACAGGCTTTAAATTTGAATACGGTGAATTGTCAAATGCTTTACAAGCAATTTACCGCTAA